A DNA window from Maribellus comscasis contains the following coding sequences:
- a CDS encoding amylo-alpha-1,6-glucosidase: MNYLKFDKEQLINLEYSLDKEVLRSNRAGSYMSTTLNGCNTRKYHGLLVSPIENFGGEKHVLLSSLDETVIQNNAEFNLGIHRFKGGVYEPKGHKYIRDVKFNRIPKITYRLGGVVLSKERLLVEKEEQVLVRYTLEEAHSPTTLRFKPFLAFRNIHQLSKANMFANSKFHTANNGIFIKLYDGYPDLYMQFNKEVEFIPVPDWYYNIEYIEEARRGYEYLEDLLVPGYFEIPIKKGESIVFAAGLNETKPVSLKQRFTKEVNKRPERDTFLTSLDNAAEQFILQRSDETDIVAGFPWYESITRQTFVSLPGLCISLSNGYSCRRILDTYVKFLKNGFFPDHIHNSNPTYHSADASLWFIWGVQQYFKKNSNAKEVWKKYGNAITEIFEGYKNPALDYIKLTNEGLIYAEKAGTALTWMDSYVDGQPVVQRGGFAVEINALWFNALCFALDLADLAGEYDFIEQWKNMVEKAGNAFLNTFWDNRHEHLADVVNNGIADWAVRPNMVIAAAMDYSPLSTEQKKSLLSVAKRKLLTKRGLRTLSPDHLRYKGVVEGGPREREMAMHQGTVHPWLIQFFAEGYLKIHKRGGLPFVKQIMESFEDDITEHCIGTMAEIYNGNPPHKARGAISMAWSVAGVVYATHLVHNFKE; encoded by the coding sequence TATGAGCACTACATTAAATGGCTGCAACACAAGAAAATACCACGGATTACTGGTTAGTCCGATAGAAAACTTCGGAGGAGAAAAACACGTGCTTCTGTCCTCACTCGATGAAACGGTGATTCAAAACAATGCGGAGTTTAATTTGGGGATACACAGGTTTAAAGGTGGGGTTTACGAGCCAAAAGGACACAAATATATCCGGGATGTAAAATTTAACCGTATTCCAAAAATTACTTATCGTTTAGGCGGAGTTGTTCTGAGCAAGGAGAGATTATTGGTTGAAAAGGAAGAACAGGTTTTGGTCCGTTATACCCTTGAAGAAGCCCATTCTCCCACTACTTTAAGGTTTAAACCATTCCTGGCTTTCAGAAATATCCATCAATTGAGCAAGGCCAACATGTTCGCCAACTCAAAATTTCATACAGCCAACAATGGAATTTTTATAAAACTTTACGATGGGTATCCTGATTTATATATGCAATTTAATAAGGAAGTGGAATTTATTCCTGTTCCCGATTGGTATTACAACATCGAGTATATTGAAGAGGCGAGACGTGGTTACGAATATCTGGAGGATTTATTGGTTCCCGGATATTTTGAAATTCCGATTAAAAAAGGCGAATCAATTGTTTTTGCAGCAGGATTAAATGAAACAAAACCGGTTTCGCTAAAACAACGATTCACAAAGGAAGTAAACAAACGGCCTGAAAGGGATACTTTTTTAACATCGCTCGACAATGCGGCAGAACAATTTATTTTACAACGTAGCGACGAAACCGACATTGTTGCCGGATTTCCATGGTATGAAAGTATCACACGCCAAACTTTTGTTTCGCTCCCCGGGTTGTGTATCTCGCTGAGTAACGGATACAGTTGCCGGCGTATCCTCGATACCTATGTAAAATTCCTTAAAAACGGTTTTTTCCCCGACCATATTCACAATTCAAATCCAACATATCATTCAGCAGATGCTTCTCTTTGGTTTATTTGGGGTGTTCAGCAATATTTCAAAAAAAACAGCAATGCTAAAGAGGTGTGGAAAAAATACGGAAATGCCATTACTGAAATATTTGAAGGGTATAAAAATCCTGCATTGGACTATATCAAATTAACGAACGAAGGACTCATTTATGCAGAAAAAGCTGGTACAGCCCTTACCTGGATGGACTCCTATGTTGACGGGCAACCAGTAGTCCAGAGAGGAGGTTTTGCTGTCGAAATAAACGCTCTCTGGTTTAATGCACTTTGTTTTGCGCTGGACCTGGCCGATCTTGCCGGTGAATATGATTTTATTGAGCAATGGAAAAATATGGTTGAAAAAGCAGGAAATGCCTTTCTGAACACGTTTTGGGATAATCGCCATGAACATCTGGCCGATGTAGTAAACAACGGAATTGCAGATTGGGCTGTAAGACCCAACATGGTTATTGCTGCTGCAATGGACTACTCTCCACTCTCTACAGAACAAAAAAAATCATTGTTGAGCGTGGCCAAAAGAAAACTGTTAACAAAACGAGGATTAAGAACGCTCTCGCCCGACCATTTGAGATATAAAGGTGTTGTTGAAGGTGGTCCCCGCGAACGCGAAATGGCTATGCACCAGGGAACAGTTCATCCCTGGCTTATCCAATTTTTTGCAGAAGGATATTTAAAAATTCACAAAAGAGGCGGTCTCCCTTTTGTGAAACAAATTATGGAAAGTTTTGAAGACGATATAACAGAGCATTGTATTGGTACAATGGCTGAGATTTATAACGGCAACCCGCCACATAAAGCACGCGGCGCAATATCGATGGCGTGGAGTGTGGCCGGAGTTGTTTATGCAACACATTTGGTTCATAATTTTAAAGAATAA